The following DNA comes from Nitrogeniibacter aestuarii.
CCCTGCCTGCATTGCGCAATGTGTCGGAAACCAAGGACGAACTCGAACTCGAAGACTCACGCATCCTGAGCATCGTCGCGGCCGGCATGCCCGATGGCGGGCGCGTCATCACCCTGAGCGACATCACCGAAAAGCGGCGGCAGGCGGCGCGGATCCAGAACCTCGCCGACGAACTGCGCCTGATCTACGACAACGCGCACGTGGGCATCGCCTACGTGCGTGATCGCGTCATCGTGAACTGCAACAGCCGCATGGCCGAGATGTTCGGCTGGGCCTCGGTCGACGACCTGACCGGCCTGAGCACCCGGGTGATCTATCGGTCGGACGAGGAGTTCGAATCGCGCGGCGAACAGATCTACAGTGATCTCGACATCCGGGGCTACAGTGATCGCCTGGACTGGCACGCGCGGGCGGACGGCGGCGAAGTCTGGTGTCAGCGGACCGGACGCCTGATCCACCCCCAGCGCCCGCAGGATGGCTCCATCTGGGTCTTTGCCGACATGACCGACCGGCGCGAGCAGGAGCGCAAGCTGCATCTTGCCCAGACCGTGTTCGCCCATTGCGCCGAGGCCCTGATGGTGACCGACGCCAACGGGGTGATCATCGACGTCAATGCAGCATTTTCAATGATCAGCGGCTACGAACGTGACGAAGTGGTGGGACAGACCCCGCGACTGCTCAAGTCGAACCGTCATGGCGAAGAGTTCTACAAGCGCATGTGGCACCGGCTGACAACAGTGGGCAGCTGGAGCGGCGAGGTCTGGGACAGACGCAAGAACGGGCCGGAATACCCCAAATGGCTCTCCATCGCCGCCGTGCGTGACCAGGACGGGACCATCACCCACTACGTGGCCGCCTTCGAGGATGTCACCTCCCGCAAGGAGGCCGAGCAACGCATCCGCGATCTGGCAGAACACGACCACCTCACCGGCCTGCCCAACCGGTTGTTGCTGCGCGACCGCTTCGACCTGGCTATCAAGCAGCATCGTCGCCAGGGGCACAACCTGGGCTTCATGTTCCTGGACCTGGACCACTTCAAGCGGGTCAACGATTCGCTCGGGCACCCGACCGGCGACCGCTTGCTGATTGCCGTCGTCGAGCGCCTGCGCACGGTGCTTCGCGAAGGCGACACCATCAGCCGGCTGGGCGGGGACGAATTCGTCATCCTGCTCAACGACATCGGCACCTCTTCGGCCGCGGCGGCGATTGCCGAGAAGATCATCATGGCCTTCAAGACGCCGATCGACATCGGCGGCAATCCCCTGGTCACCTCCGCCTCCATCGGCATCGCCATGGCGCCGCAGGATGGCGAGGATTTCGATGCCCTGCTCCAGCGCGCCGACACCGCCATGTATCGGGCCAAGGAACAGGGTCGCGGCGGCTTTGCCTTCTTCCGCAAGGAAATGAACGAAGCCGCCACCTCTCGCCTCCGCCTGGTCAATGCGCTGCACGATGCCATCGGCGGCGATCAGTTTCACCTGGTCTACCAGCCACTGGTCAGTACCGATACCCGCAGGATCGAGTGCGTCGAGGCGCTCATGCGCTGGAACTGCGGCGGCCGCCCCATCCCGCCCGACGAGTTCATTCCCATCGCAGAAGAGACCGGGCTGATCCTGCCCATGGGCGAGTGGATCATGGAGACGGCCTGCCAGCAGGCACGGCGCTGGCGTGACGCTGGCCACGACCTGCGCATTGCAGTGAATGTGTCGGGTATCCAGCTCTACCGGACGGACATCCCGGCCCTGCTGGCAAAACATGCAGCGGCGGCAGGCATCCCGCCCAGTGCCATCGAGATCGAAATCACCGAATCGACCCTCATGCATGACAGTGCTGGCGTGGAGGGCATCATTGCCGACATCAAGCGTCTGGGCAGCTCGGTGGCCATCGACGACTTCGGCACCGGTTACTCGAGCCTGGCCTACCTGTCCCGCTTCAAGGCCGACAAGCTCAAGATCGACCGCTCGTTCATCGACAAGGTCGAGACCAGCGAGGAGGACCGCGCCATCGTCCAGATGGTCGCCAACATTGCCCGCGTGCTGAAGATGCACTGCGTTGCCGAAGGGGTCGAGAACGCACAGCAACTGGACTACATCCGCCAGTGCGGTTGCGACACCGTCCAGGGCTACTTCATCAGCCGACCGGTCCCCGCAGTGCAGATGGACAGGCTCTTCCGGCAAGCGTCCGAACACCAAGCCGCCTGACCCGATCATCAAGCCTTGAACATCACGCTCGCCCATGGAAATTAAAATTAATATTTTTTACTTATTTAACAGTTAAAGGCCAATACAGTACTAAAGTAATAGAACGACAGACTTGGGATGGGTCTGTCGCACCCGCCCACGACGGGCCAAGGAGTGCGAAATGGGGACGATTCAGGTCGCCAGCAGCAGCCGGCTCGGTGCCGAGCTTGCGGTGGCCGATGTGCGCAACCAGCTCAATGCAGAGCCCCTGTCACTGGTGCTCGCGTTCTGCTGCCCGCGGCAAGACCCGGACGCGGTCGCACAGATACTGCGTCAGCAGCTGCCTGCGCACACCCATGTGCTCGGCTGCACCACGGCGGGCGAAATCGGTCCGAAAGGCTATCAGTCGGACACACTGGTGGTCCTCGCGCTGCCGGCGGACGAGTTCATCGTCAGCGTCTGCGCCCTGACCGATCTGCGCGCACTTGAATCCACCCAATGGCAGACGGCGCTGGACGGCGCCCGGATCGAAGTGGAAAACGGCGAGCTTTCGCCGGGCGCCGAGACCAATCGTTTTGCCATCGTGCTGGTGGACGGACTGTCCCGATACGAAGAAGTGGTCGGCCAGGCGGTCCGTCGGCTCGTGCCCGACATGCCCCTCGTCGGCGCGTCGGCCGGAGACGGGCTGGCCTTCGAGCGCGCACCGGTCATCTGCCAGGGCCGGGCCATCGACAATGCCGCGGTGGTGGCCCTGGTGCGCACGACGCGCCCCCTTGAAGTCCTCCAATGCCAGCACTTCGAAATGACCGACACCCGCATGGCCATCACCGGGGCGCGGCCGGCCGAACGCATCGTCACCGAGATCAATGGCTACCCGGCGGCAGAGGAATACGCCCGGCTCACCGGCCTGGACAGCCAGGCGCTGGATGCCATGTCCTTCGCCGCGTTTCCGCTGGTGGTGCGCAATGGCGAAGGCGAATATGTGCGCTCCATACAGCAGGTCAATGCGGATGGCAGCCTGACCTTCTTCTGCGCGATCGACGAAGGCGTCGTCTTGCGTCTGGTGCGCAGCACCGACCCGAGACGGGATCTGGCCACGCGTCTGGGTGAGCTGGCGGGCCGGCTGGGCCGGGTCGACCGTGCGCTGACCTTCGACTGCATCCTCCGGCGCATCGAGTTCAAGCGCAGTCTGTGCCTGGATGCCATCTCGGACCTGCTTCGACAGCATCGCTGTGTCGGATTCTCGAGTTACGGCGAGCTCCTGAACGGGATTCACCTCAACCAGACCATGACGGTGCTCGCCCTGGGCGAACCCCGACCCGCGGAGGTCGTCTCATGAGCGCAGAGCAACGGGTAACGCCGCTACGTGTCCCGCCCGACGTCCCCAGCGAACTTGCCGACGAACTCGCCCGGCGGGACAAGATCATTGCCAAGCTCATGGACCGGATCGAAAGCGGCCTGGAGAGCGAGGGTTCCCAATATGCCCTGTTCGAAAAGGCGATCTCGCTCGGCCATCAGGTCCGCGCACGAACGGAGGAGCTGGAAGATGCGCTGACTCAGGTCCGGCGCCTCAACATGGCGCTGTCGTACGCCAATCGGGAGGCCGAGACCGCCCACAGCCGACTGGTCACCGCGTTGGGAAGCAGCTCGGACGGCTTTGCCATGTACGACGCCAGCGACAAGATCGTCCTGAGCAACCCGATGCTCGACCGGATCTTCGATACCATCCTGCTCCCCAGCATCGGCGCCTTGCTGTCGGACCTGCTGGCCGACCATGCGCACAGGCCCTGGGCACTGACCTGGCTCAAGGTCCACCGGGGCGCACGCCAGGGCATCTCCGGCAAGTGCGAGGTCCAGCTCCCCAATGGCCGCTGGCTGCAGATCTCGGAGCAACCCACGCCCGACGGCGGCGTCGTCGGTGTCTACACGGACGTCAGCGACATCAAGTTGCGCGCCACGGTCGAGCGGGATCAGGCCTTGGCCGGCCAGGCGCTGCTCCTGCAATCGACCCTCAACCATCTGTCTCAGGGCGTCCTGGTCACCGATCCGCAACTGAACGTGACCTACTGGAACGACCATGTCACGGAACTGCTCGATGGCGCCCGCCTTGTTCGCGGACAGAAGGCAGATGAGCTGCCGCTGATCGGCGATATCTTCAGCGCACGCTGTGTCGGGCGACCGATGTGCGACCGAGAGATCCTGACGCCCGCCGGGCGCCTGATCAGCATTTCCCAGGCTCCCATGCCCGGCGACGGACGCATCGTCACCCTCACGGACGTGACCGGGACGCGGGACTACGAGCAGCGCCTCAAGCGCCAGGCGACGGAACTGCAGCTGATTCAGGACAACACGCACGTCGCCATCCTGCTCATTCGCGACGGCCACATCGTCCGCTGCAACTCGCGAACGGCGAAACTGTTCGGATGGCCGGACGAAGCCGCGCTCGAAGGGCAGGACGCCTCGGTGCTGGCCTTACCTTCACAACCCTGGAACAGGATGCGCGACGACATTTTCAGTCGCTTGCACAAAGAGGGGTTCAGTCGGGATTCGGACTGGCACGCCAGAAAGGACGGCACCCTGCTGTGGTGCCACCGCACCGCCCAGCTGATCGATCCGGGGCAGCCGGAAAACGGCTCGATCTGGGTGATGGAGGATGCCACCCATCTGCGCAAGCAGGAGCAGCGCCTGTTGCGATCCCAGCAGGTGTTCGACCACTGTTCCGAGGCGCTCATGGTCACCGACATCGACGGGGTGATCGTGGAGGTCAATACCGCCTTCACCGCCATCACCGGCTACCCGCCTCAAGAAGCCATCGGCCGGACGCCGGGCCTGCTCAGGTCGTCCCGCCATGACAGCGACTTCTACAAGCGCACCTGGGCCCATCTGCTTGTGCACGGCCACTGGCGCGGGGAGGTCTGGAGCCGCCGCAAGGATGGCAGCGAATTTCCCCAGATGCTGGCCGTCTCGGCCGTGCGCGACGCCGACGGCAACATCGTCAATTACGTCTCCTCGTTCGAGGACATCACCGAGCGCAAGGCCTCCGAAGCCCGTATCCGCGATCTGGCCGAGCATGATCACCTCACCGGTCTGCCCAATCGTTTCCTGCTGCGGGCCCTGTTCGACCGGGCCGTGTCTCAGTGTCTGCGCGATGGCCGCCTGCTGGGGTTCATGTTCATCGACCTCGACCGGTTCAAACAGATCAATGACAGCCTCGGCCACAAGGCCGGTGATGAGTTGCTGATCAAGGTGGTCGAACGCTTCAAGCAGGTCTTGCGCAAGGGGGACACCATCAGCCGGCTGGGGGGTGACGAATTCGTGGTGCTCGTTCACGAGGCCGACTCCCCGCTGGCCGTCACCCGTGCCACCGAAAAAATCATCCAGGCACTCAAACCCCCGATGACGCTCGATGGCCACTCGATCACCACCTCGGCATCGATCGGCGTGGCCATCGCCCCGCAGGACGGGACCGAATTCGACACGCTGCTCCAGCGGGCCGACACGGCCATGTACCGGGCCAAGGAAATGGGCCGCGGCTGCTCCGCGTTCTACCAGCAGGAAATGAACGAAGCGGTGAACCGGCGGCTGAAAATGACCTCCGAGTTGCGCAGCGCCATGAGCTCGAACACGCTCGAACTGGCCTACCAGCCCATCGTGAACCTGGCCAAGGGCTGCATTGCCAGCGCCGAAGCCCTGTGCCGCTGGCCAACGCCCGAACGGCCGATCATGCCGGACGAGTTCATTCCGCTGGCCGAGGAAACCGGGCTGATGGTCGATCTCGGCGAATGGGTGCTGCAGAACGCCTGCCGGCAGGCACGGCTGTGGCAGGACGCGGGGCGCCCCTGCCCGATTGCGGTGAATGTCTCCGGCGTCCAGATCACCCGCAGCAGCCTGCCCGATCTGCTACTGCAGTGCTGCCGCGACGCCGGTATCCCGCCCGCGCTGATCGAGATCGAACTGACCGAATCCATCCTCATGGACGACGCCGACGGACTGCGCCGGGTCATCGAGGATCTATCGCGCATCGGCTCCAGCGTGGCGATCGATGACTTCGGCTCGGGCTACTCCAGCCTGGCCTATCTGTCACGCTTCAAGGCGGCGCGACTCAAGATCGATCGCACCTTCATCGAGCATATGGAAGCGAGCCACGAAGATCGCGCCATTGTGCGCATGGTGGCGAAAATGGCGCACAGCCTGCGCATGCAGTGCGTGGCAGAAGGCGTCGAGACACAGGCCCAGTTCGATATGGTGCGCCGCCTGGGCGGCCACCTCGTGCAGGGGTATCTGCTGGGCAAACCCATGGGTGCCGAGCAGTTCTCGCGGGCGGGTCTGCTCCCCTGCCAGGTCAAACCGCTCTCCAGCCGTCGGACAACGGCCAGGCCGACTGACCCCTGATCCCGTGCCCGATTGAAAGAAGGGGGCGCCGGCCTGTGGCCGACACCCCCTGACGGCGGCTGACAGATGCGACTCCGTCGATTACTTGCAGAGCACGTCGTCGCGGATCGACTCGGCCACCAGCGCCACTTCACCGATCAACTCGTCGGACACGCCCAGTTCCTTGAGCGTGGTCGCCAGATCGTCCACCACCGCATCGAAATGGCTGTCGTTCAGGCCCATCTTGTCCACCAGCGGCTGGTGCGCAGCGCGCATGCCGAGGCCGTTCCAGGTGCCGGAGCCGCCGAAGGCATAGGTGAGGAAGTTCTTCTGGTGCTGGCGCTGCTTGGCCATGTCGGTGTTCACGAAGAAGTGCTTGATGCGCTCGTCCGCAAGCACCTTGTCGTAGAAGATATCGACAGCGGCATCGATGGCGGGCGCGCCACCGAGTTTTTCGTAGAGGGTCGTCATGGTGTTACTCCTGTTTAACCTGGATTGAGCTGGATTCAGCGTTTCTGTTGTGCCGCGGCAACCATGTAGTCCACCGCCGCTTTCACGTCTTCATCAGACAAGTCGTCATTGGCACCCCGTGCCGGCATCTCGTCCCCGAGGGGGCCGGTGAAACCGGTCAGGGCATGGGTGTAGAGGGTCGGCTTGCCTTTTTCGATACGGGGCGCCCAGGCCTTGGCGTCGCCGATCTGCGGCGCGCCGGTGGCCGGTTCGGCGTGGCAGAGCTGGCAGGTCCCCGCCCATACCTCGCGACCACGCTCGAAGCCGTCGATCACCGGCGCCTCCGCGGCGCGTACCGCCGTGGCCCCGAGGGCCGCGGCAATCAAGGTCCAGACCAGCATCGAGCGCATGGGCCGTCTCCTTACATCGGCAGGCGCAGGACCACGCCACCCATCACGTCACCCATCTTGAAATCGGTGCGCGGGCTGTCCTTGTGATCGTTGTGACAGCTGATGCAGGCCTTGGCGATGGCCTTGTCCGGATACACGGCAGTGAAGTACTTCTTGCCGCCCAGTTCCTCTTCCTTGTAGAAGGGCTCGCCGGTCTTGGCGATGGCCTGCAGGCCTTCCTTCTCCACATCGGTCTTCGGTGCGTTCTGCTTGTTCACCGGCCACTCGGAGAGCAGGGAGTAGGAGAACTTGGCGCCCTTTTCGGCCACCATTTCGGAGCCGTAGCGGAACATCTGGGCAGGCAGCACGAGGGCCTTGTCGTCCTTCCAGTGCTC
Coding sequences within:
- a CDS encoding c-type cytochrome, producing MRSMLVWTLIAAALGATAVRAAEAPVIDGFERGREVWAGTCQLCHAEPATGAPQIGDAKAWAPRIEKGKPTLYTHALTGFTGPLGDEMPARGANDDLSDEDVKAAVDYMVAAAQQKR
- a CDS encoding group I truncated hemoglobin, translating into MTTLYEKLGGAPAIDAAVDIFYDKVLADERIKHFFVNTDMAKQRQHQKNFLTYAFGGSGTWNGLGMRAAHQPLVDKMGLNDSHFDAVVDDLATTLKELGVSDELIGEVALVAESIRDDVLCK
- a CDS encoding EAL domain-containing protein; translation: MSAEQRVTPLRVPPDVPSELADELARRDKIIAKLMDRIESGLESEGSQYALFEKAISLGHQVRARTEELEDALTQVRRLNMALSYANREAETAHSRLVTALGSSSDGFAMYDASDKIVLSNPMLDRIFDTILLPSIGALLSDLLADHAHRPWALTWLKVHRGARQGISGKCEVQLPNGRWLQISEQPTPDGGVVGVYTDVSDIKLRATVERDQALAGQALLLQSTLNHLSQGVLVTDPQLNVTYWNDHVTELLDGARLVRGQKADELPLIGDIFSARCVGRPMCDREILTPAGRLISISQAPMPGDGRIVTLTDVTGTRDYEQRLKRQATELQLIQDNTHVAILLIRDGHIVRCNSRTAKLFGWPDEAALEGQDASVLALPSQPWNRMRDDIFSRLHKEGFSRDSDWHARKDGTLLWCHRTAQLIDPGQPENGSIWVMEDATHLRKQEQRLLRSQQVFDHCSEALMVTDIDGVIVEVNTAFTAITGYPPQEAIGRTPGLLRSSRHDSDFYKRTWAHLLVHGHWRGEVWSRRKDGSEFPQMLAVSAVRDADGNIVNYVSSFEDITERKASEARIRDLAEHDHLTGLPNRFLLRALFDRAVSQCLRDGRLLGFMFIDLDRFKQINDSLGHKAGDELLIKVVERFKQVLRKGDTISRLGGDEFVVLVHEADSPLAVTRATEKIIQALKPPMTLDGHSITTSASIGVAIAPQDGTEFDTLLQRADTAMYRAKEMGRGCSAFYQQEMNEAVNRRLKMTSELRSAMSSNTLELAYQPIVNLAKGCIASAEALCRWPTPERPIMPDEFIPLAEETGLMVDLGEWVLQNACRQARLWQDAGRPCPIAVNVSGVQITRSSLPDLLLQCCRDAGIPPALIEIELTESILMDDADGLRRVIEDLSRIGSSVAIDDFGSGYSSLAYLSRFKAARLKIDRTFIEHMEASHEDRAIVRMVAKMAHSLRMQCVAEGVETQAQFDMVRRLGGHLVQGYLLGKPMGAEQFSRAGLLPCQVKPLSSRRTTARPTDP
- a CDS encoding Tll0287-like domain-containing protein, with product MKALTLKATAIALSLGCVAAPAGAEAWSHKDIADALHSVMESDRTVYTRLIVNRLQNQEKVIKASEHWKDDKALVLPAQMFRYGSEMVAEKGAKFSYSLLSEWPVNKQNAPKTDVEKEGLQAIAKTGEPFYKEEELGGKKYFTAVYPDKAIAKACISCHNDHKDSPRTDFKMGDVMGGVVLRLPM
- a CDS encoding FIST N-terminal domain-containing protein, producing MGTIQVASSSRLGAELAVADVRNQLNAEPLSLVLAFCCPRQDPDAVAQILRQQLPAHTHVLGCTTAGEIGPKGYQSDTLVVLALPADEFIVSVCALTDLRALESTQWQTALDGARIEVENGELSPGAETNRFAIVLVDGLSRYEEVVGQAVRRLVPDMPLVGASAGDGLAFERAPVICQGRAIDNAAVVALVRTTRPLEVLQCQHFEMTDTRMAITGARPAERIVTEINGYPAAEEYARLTGLDSQALDAMSFAAFPLVVRNGEGEYVRSIQQVNADGSLTFFCAIDEGVVLRLVRSTDPRRDLATRLGELAGRLGRVDRALTFDCILRRIEFKRSLCLDAISDLLRQHRCVGFSSYGELLNGIHLNQTMTVLALGEPRPAEVVS
- a CDS encoding EAL domain-containing protein, whose translation is MSEAPRPSVPVDVDAELARRDKIIEVLMDRVERGMDARHQDYSFFEKAIVLGQQVEERTRELGEALKTVRGLNTALAHESREAAASQARLMAAIGASSDGFALFDATDALVLSNPVLDQVFGDELIVEVGQTHSELIRDIRTRDWALQWNRVHVQARRGSAVRDEVRLSDGRWLRISEQPTPDGGIVGIYTDITEMKTREMARREHALAQQAVLLQTTLDNLEQGVLVLDARDRLVAWNQRVEQMLASTQLQHGMPFERLPVLGTLPALRNVSETKDELELEDSRILSIVAAGMPDGGRVITLSDITEKRRQAARIQNLADELRLIYDNAHVGIAYVRDRVIVNCNSRMAEMFGWASVDDLTGLSTRVIYRSDEEFESRGEQIYSDLDIRGYSDRLDWHARADGGEVWCQRTGRLIHPQRPQDGSIWVFADMTDRREQERKLHLAQTVFAHCAEALMVTDANGVIIDVNAAFSMISGYERDEVVGQTPRLLKSNRHGEEFYKRMWHRLTTVGSWSGEVWDRRKNGPEYPKWLSIAAVRDQDGTITHYVAAFEDVTSRKEAEQRIRDLAEHDHLTGLPNRLLLRDRFDLAIKQHRRQGHNLGFMFLDLDHFKRVNDSLGHPTGDRLLIAVVERLRTVLREGDTISRLGGDEFVILLNDIGTSSAAAAIAEKIIMAFKTPIDIGGNPLVTSASIGIAMAPQDGEDFDALLQRADTAMYRAKEQGRGGFAFFRKEMNEAATSRLRLVNALHDAIGGDQFHLVYQPLVSTDTRRIECVEALMRWNCGGRPIPPDEFIPIAEETGLILPMGEWIMETACQQARRWRDAGHDLRIAVNVSGIQLYRTDIPALLAKHAAAAGIPPSAIEIEITESTLMHDSAGVEGIIADIKRLGSSVAIDDFGTGYSSLAYLSRFKADKLKIDRSFIDKVETSEEDRAIVQMVANIARVLKMHCVAEGVENAQQLDYIRQCGCDTVQGYFISRPVPAVQMDRLFRQASEHQAA